Below is a window of Heterodontus francisci isolate sHetFra1 chromosome 20, sHetFra1.hap1, whole genome shotgun sequence DNA.
agagacaattattggaaggaacgaTCGATGGgaaacataggagagggaagcaaAGAAGAAATGGAAGACGGATTTAATGGACTGGATGTAGTTGATCTATGCAGAATGTGCAAGGACAGcaaaggacagacagaggtggagatctatgacagtcaaccttctgggagggAGATGACACCAACCAACAAACAAaccaaccctttcaggcagtgagttccagaccgctaCCAGTCTCTGagtgaaaaacttttcctcatctcccctctaactgaTTGGACTGGACtgtatctggagcatgcgcagtgtcactTTGATCAGTGCTGTGCGAGTGTTGGAGATGTTTTTATAGCGCGTGAGAGTCGACGGGGTGCAGGGAAGGAATGGAGTCGGCGGctgggcggggaggcttcagaaatacCTGGTGTAGGCCGCAAGCCCCAAAGAAGAACCTCTAGGTCCCGCATTGACACTCCAAGAACAGGGTAACGGCTGTCATCTTGTTTGAGCAGGCAGCAAAGCGCATGCGTGGCCATCTTGGGACATCAcacagtgggcggggcttcagggtcccagtgaccaggagagaaaatcattgactcgtTGATTTGATTTTCACTCTGCAAACAGGGGGTTTCTCACCATTTACATCACCAAAAAACCCCCCAGattatctgaaacaaaaacaagaaatgctggattcactcagcaggtctggcagcatctgtggaaagagaagcagagttaacgtttcgggtcagtgacccttcttcggtcactgacccgaaacgttaactctgcttctctttccacagatgctgccagacctgctgagtgaatccagcatttcttgtttttgtttcagatttccagcatccgcagtattttgcttttatcccccagattatctgattatcacattgcagtttgtggaagcttactgtgcgcaaattggctgccacatttcatatattacaacagtaactacagttacccaatctgtgtttggtctccctagtGTGCAGGAGACTGCGTCGTGGGCAGTGgatacagtattctaaattgaatgTACTAGTAAATCACTGTTGACTTTGAGGAAGTGTTTGGGGCTTTTGACAGTGAGAAGAGAGGTGTGAAAAGGGAAggggttacatctcctgtgcttgcacaggAAGGTAATTGGGTTTGGACCAGGCTGTTGCGCAGGTAACAGTTCCACGAGAACGCCgaaagaggaggggaagatgtatttggtggtgacatcacgctggaggtgggtgaaatgatggaggatgatgcattgaatgtggaggctggtggcatAGAAGGTAAAGACAAGAGGAATAAAATCAAGCTTCTGGCAGTGGGGGTGAAAAGGGTAACAGCAAATGAAATGGAACAGAAGGAGGCTGGAGGGAACGGGTTAGTAAACCCTGGAGCAACGAGGGCTTCACACACACCAAGTGCAGCCCAAGGTCTGAAtgtaaaacagggaacattatctgATTTACAAACACCCGGTGTAGGCTTCAACCCCCAAATAAGAAGCTAACGGTCCCCTGTTTGCACCAGGCAGGGCAACAGCTGTGGGGCTTCCAACAGCGACAACCACAGGTTAATGGCCACCATCTTTACAGGGGGAATGTGCATTGCGGCGCATGTACAGTCAACCTGCGCCAGGaaacaggaggagagaatgttgtgaatttctgtccaggactgacagtgatggcttttgtgaACTCCTTTCGCAGGGACTTAGAAGGGGAGATTTTGTACAGAGCAAACATAGACCAAGAGAAATGTTTGTatcttctgaatttctatcctggactctcagtgatggtttttgtaaactcATTTTACAGGGTATCAAAAGGAAAGGATTTGCAGGCTGAGAACACAAAACCGGTTTCATTTGCATTGAGGTCAATGGAAGGCAAGAGAGCAGTTTGCTGTAACTGCACAAAATACTTAGTTAGACGTCAGTTACAGTAccatgtacagttctggttactgcaTTGCAGGATAGGTGTGATCACTAGATAGGGTACGGAGGAGATATatgaggatgtttccaggactggtaaattttagctatgagggaagattggacaggttggggtGGTTCTCATGAGAACAGAGGAGGctcggggagatttaattgaggtgtttaaattgtgagggcctagacagagtggataggaaggctaaATTTCCAATAACAGAGAggccaataactagggggcatagaattaatgtaattggtagaaggatttgagaaatcttttctcatgcagtggctggtgggggtttggaactcactgcctgaaagggtgggagaggcgGAAACccttatatttaaaaaaaaccagttggatatgcacttgaggtgctgtaacctacagggccatGGAGGAAGAGTTGGAACGTGGGATTAGACTGAATGATTATTTTTCACTGGCTCAgatacaatgggatgaatggcctccttctttgctgtaagttTCGATGATTCTGTGATGACAAGTGGTCCTTGTGTTTTATCCAAGACAGGCCTCAGTCCAGTCATTTGCTCCAACTGTTGATGTGATGGTTCAATCTAAGAGGTGCCAGGTATCGGGAGCAGCAGGAACAGTAAATAGAATATAAATATCAGTAAGTGCTGATATAGTTCATCTGCATCTAGTTCTATTTTAACAACTTCTGCTGAATGTGACCCTCACCCAGTGCCAGGATATCAGATCAGACCCACCATGGAAAATGAGTTTGACACACCTGAGGTAGACAATGTCAACCCGATCCtcagtatctctgtaacctcctccaaccccacaaccctctgtgtaaatacaagttgttgttgttggattaCACCCCTGAGAAAGACAATGTGAACCAGATTCCCCTCATCCATCAACACAGCAACTTCTTCACAAAACACAAACAAGTTTGTAAGGTGTGACCTTTTCCAAAAGCCGTGTTGAGCATCTCTAATGGCTCCTTCTCTtcctcagtgatcagaaacagcaTCTCTTCGGATCCCTTCAAGCATCTTCCCTGTGATCATGCTCACATAGAtgggcctgcagttccctggctctGATTTATCCCTGATTtgaaaaaggctgcgtttgctgacaacgctaccactaggtggtgctgcactggcacatgcagcatgtgccactaaaacgtcacggtctgcgacttcaggcagctgccaggacgaaagatggcgctgctcaaataatcacactaacctaaacacatggcagcatacaatggcgggagggagagcgcgagcgaGCCAGCAGGCCAGGGACGGCGGGGGGAGCGgactggggggtgggtgggagtgggaCGGGATGAGTGAGCGGGACAGGGGGGGAGCGGAACGGCCGGAGAGATCAGCGAGGGGGGGCGAGCGGAGGGGCcagagagaacagcgagggggagcagaggggccggagagagcagcgagggggggagcggaggggCCGGAGAGAACAGCAAGGTGGGGAGCGGAAGGgcgggagagagcagcgagggtggggCGAGCGGAGGGGCCAGAGATAACAGCAAGGGGAAGCAgaggggccggagagagcagcgagggggggagcagaggggccagagagaacagcgagggggggagtggaggggcCGGAGAGAACAGCAAGGTGGGGAGCGgaggggccggagagagcagcgagggggggagcggaggggCTGAAAGAGCAGGGTGGtcagagagagcagcgagagggggtggggggagcggagcttgatgcatgggttagcgttgcattgctgtatgcATAAAGCGTatgtgcagaggccgaccaggcacgTTGCCCGAAGACACTCACGTCACACGATGATGTCAtcagcgcatgcgctaaccagtcctggcaagtcagaacgcagcgcacgcgcagagagcaggagaccgtctgcgcatgtgcgcaccatggcacagcctgatgatgtcagtggccggctgcgttgtcaggaatcactttgtttgaaAAATGGGAACTAGGTGACCTACCGTCCAATCTCACGGAACAATCCCTGACTCTATTGAGCTGTTGAGGACATGGGCAAGGGATTCACAGAGCAGCTGTCCCATCTCTTTAAACACTCTTCATCTGGACCTGGACCAGCATCTAATTTGAGATTTCCTATTTTATCCAGGATGACAATCCCTTCTATTTTAATATTTATGATTGTTACAGACTGGTGGTAAGCtgtgtggatggttcccactgttcacatcTGAAGTGAAGGCAGTTGTGTGTTGTTTAAAATGGTGAGTTGgtccctgagtgttttttaggatcaaataaacagacaaatgacagattttctccTAGCTTTAAAAAAATTACTATTTATTGTgacacaattcccgaaatggtcgcaacctcactcaCGCACAATTCACTCCAcaaacatacacaagaatagatagatgtagaggaaaagggtaagtggtttaaagtgaggtaggtATTTGTGGTTTATGGTAAATCTTTTGAATCTTCTAAGGAGGACTATCTTTTTAAAGGTGCAAGCctaagtcttgaacttgttgaggtgttgtagatttctggtggttacgaCTTCAGACTGaaggtggtggtcactttaagttctctgctgcagcaagttgaaatgTGGTATTAGCAACAGGCTTCTCCCTTGTTTGGCTGGATCTTTCATACCACAGCCTCGGGCTGGACTGCTTTTGAGGTTGTTGGCTTGATCATTcccctctctccagagggctatcttttaaggtaaaaatccatcacattagagctTCTATTAGCAGactcatggccttctcccctggtgtgaccacacaatggaccaggatgtggcatccatgactatctattgatgtctggaagAAGCTCCTTTGAactcctctgtctgctattttaatgcatattttaaccaatttattttgaACAGGTTTATTTTAAATAAGTTATGCCTACCTCAGGGCTGTCACACAAACATGCTAAATCTTCACAGAATAATTACCACAGTTATTCTCGaactggaaacttaaacctgccatttaactttcagtcaggaacagatcacagttttacaccaatctctgatttgacagcacatttccagcattcaccgttgttcttcctgactcgaaACACAGTTAAAGGAGCCTGCTGTTctgtgcccaggagctctgaaccaaaaaagagagcggctgggacacatttcttacacacCTTGagattaacccacacggggactttgaTGTCAGTGAAGAGAGATGAGGAAGACAAtagtgccgtttgtccctctctGTGTGATTCTGAAggactgaagttctgttcctgccgtacaaTCCCCCCtggattgtcctttctgagctccaggcAGGTGATGTTAAACAcacaggtgggaaagacaaaaatctacaacaatgAGGTTGaaccaaagctgatttatttgacatttatccagaatattaaagtCCAGCCCAGTTATTTAGgttattaacatcagcagaaacaaaccccaactgtcagaatgaacatggttcagtcctggatgtgattaacagcagcaaaaacagcagaatccaaccactGCTGTCgcatgtgaactcgctggtgcctcaACAGgttggatgacagagtgaatccttttccacactctgagcaggtgaatggcctctcctcaGTGTGACTCTGTTGGTGTGCTAGCAGATTCCatttgcttttaaagctcttctcacagtcaggacatttaaaaggtctctgatcagtgtgaacaagttggtgtgttgtgaggttggatgactgagtgaatcccttcccacacacggagcaggtgaacggtctctcccctgtgtgaattcgctggtgtgtctgTAGGTCAGTGGAGTGAGCGAATCGttgcccacactcagtgcaggtcaacggcctctccccagtgtgaatccgatggtgtctcagaaggtgggatggctgagtgaatcccttcccgcacacagaacaggtgaacggcctgtccccagtgtgagtgtgttggTGCCTCTGTAGATCCTTCTTACTTTTAAAGcttttctcacagtcagaacattgaaacAGTCTTGTATCAGAGTGAACTCGCTGATGTGACTGGAGGTTTGATAAGGCATTAAATCCCTTTCCACATTCaaggcaggtgaatggcctctctccagtgtgaacgcgCTGGTGTTTATGAAGACAGCATGACTGACTGAATCCCTTACCACaagcggagcaggtgaacggcctctctccagtgtgacagCGTCGATGATTTTCCAGCTGGCATGGGTAATTGAATTCCTTCCCACAGTCcctacatttccatggtttctccgtggTGCGGGTGTACTTGTTTTTCTCCAGGGTGGATGATCAGTTCAATCCTCGTCCACACACAAAACACAAGTACAGTTTCTCCCGGCTGTAAATGGTgcgattttgtttattttttcaggctgtgtaactggttaaagctctttccacagtcagtgtacTGCAACACTCACTTGGCTGTGTGTGCTTTTCCAgttacactgatgtttgaaatcttttcccgcaAACAGAGCAGACAAACATTTCTGCTTCCATATTCAGAGaccgatgatattcagatcctgatgaatgagtgaatgtcagatcttgatgtgatgtttgcttCGAGTTTCCCGTCTGGAATTTGTCCTCTTCTGACGTCCTTTGAAAGGAATTTACAAAAGTCATTGCTGTCAGTACAGAATAGAAATTCgggacaattctagtttctatggattattttttcctctcttgttcccccaaagctgCGAATCCtcatctcacacactctctctcgtccCTGTGCGGAAATCCAAACCAACGGCACCATCTGCACCAtctctttcctccactgccagttttctccctccctctactctggctgggttcagttctccagcccctgtttgcagagtgagaatcaaatcaatgaaccaatgattttctctcctggtcacggGGACCCTGAAGCCCTGCCCACTCTGTCGTCACTAAGACGGGTCGCGCATGTGCTCTGCTTCCCATTCAAACTAGATGGCGGCCATTTACCTGGGGCCTGTTTCCGGGAAAAAGTCCTGCAGCCGCAAACATGGAACCTGGAGGTTCTTATTCAGGGCTGGCAGCCTGCACCAAATGGTTCTGAAGCCTCCCTGCCCACCCACCGGCTCCATTACTCCCCTGCCCCCCGCCGACTCTCACCCGTTGCAAAAACGTCTCCAGCACTTTAACAGCTCTGATCAAAgtgacactgcacatgctccagataCTGTCCAGCAACACGTCTGCACACAGGGCTCCTGTAGTGTGAATAGGGCACATTTATTTCCGcagggatttttttaaattcattcatgggatatgggtgttgctgactaggccagcatttattgcccatacttaattgtccttgagaaggtgttggtgagctgccttcttgaacagcggcagtccatttggggtaggtatacccacagtgctgttaggaagggagttccaggattttgacccaatgacagtgaaggaacggcaatatagttccaagtcaggatggtgtgtggcttggagaggaacttgcaggtggaatgATCAGACACATCCGTAGGATGGAAGATAGTTGCATACGCAAGGACCTTCTGCATGGCAAGGTAACTGGGGCCAGCCGACCAGTTGGGCTCCCaaaactccgcttcaaggatgtttgcaagtgtGAAATGAAAGccttaaatgttgactatcgcatctgggagtcactagctagcgaaagagggaaatggcaccacatcctgtggactggagaGCACTACCGTGACAACTAGTTACTACAACAGCTtgacaacaggtgccaatgtcaaattCAACAActgacagcatcacttggcagcttcacctgcagcacttgtggcaaaatCTGCCTCTTAATGATTGGCCTTCACAGCATCAACAAAGGTGAACAAAGAGAAGACATCCCATCGAAATGGATtggttgctgcatgtccatcaaccAACCCGCTATTGAAAGCCCCAAAGGCAGCTTCAGAGATTTCAGCCATCATTGTAAAGAAAGACGAATGGGGACAAGTAAATTAACATTGAAATTAAAATATACCTACATTATCTATCGCCGAAGAAGAAGGCCCACATCTCAGCTTGCAAAAGATATTTTTTTTGAGCAAATCAAGCAATATTGTGAATCTTCCTTTCCGGAAGTGATGTCCATCTTTCTCTGGGGCTGCGGTGCTTCATGTCGCCTGATTCAATCAGGTTCCTGCAGATTTGCCCCGAACAAAGATGGCGGCGATGGGGCGAGGTTTGACTTTTCTCCGCAACAAGTGTAGCTGCGCGTGCGCGAATTCCGCAAGTGGCGAATGTCAGAGGCGAGCGGAGGATTTTTTTCCGCGTCGAGAAGTTTGAACGGAAAACGTTTAACGGTCGCCGGCGTTGCCATGGCCGTGGGGGCGGAGCTTGGTGACGGTGCGCGCCGCCACAGGTGAGTCATTGAGTTGGAGCTGAGCAGCAGGTGAGCGACCAGAAACAAGGCCGCGGAGAGAGCCTGGGGCTCGAGTAGGAGGCGGCAGCCGGACAGGAGCAAAGCTGCGGAGAGAGTCTGGGGCTCCAGTGGGAGGCGGCAGCCGGCCTAGAGCAAGGCCGAGGAGAGAGCCTGGGGCTCGAGTGGGAGGCAGCAGCTGGCTAGGAGCAAGGCCGCGGAGAGAGCCTGGGGCTCGAGTGGGAGGCAGCAGCCGGCCAGGAACAAGGCCGCGGAGAGAGCCTGGGACTCGAGTGGGAGGTGGCAGCGGGCCAGGAGCAAGGCCGCGGAGAGTGCCAGGGGCAGGCTGGCCCAGGGTTTCTTTCTCTCCCCGGGGTAGGTCACCACTCTGACTGCGGCCACTCAAAACACTGAAACCCGGGTGTTTTAATGTCAGTCTGTGTGGGGGAGGCAATGCGTGtgagaaaacctggttgataaTTACTGAGCTTGGATGGGTTTTAGTGTCTCCAGTGGGTGAGGTTCAGATTTTCCACCAGTTTCTGTGAGGAAAGGATTGGCTGCAAGTTTTTACTAATTCATTCttgtgatgtgggtgtcactggtaaagCTGGTATTTATTATCCTGTCTCcagttgccccttgagaaggtgctggtggtgggcggtcgcctccttgatCCGGTTTCATACGACTGAGTGTCTCGCTCGGCCAAttcaggggcagttaatagttAACCATGTTTGTGTAAGATTTCAGTAAGAtacaggcccagactgggtaaggtcgCAGGTTTCCATCTCTCGAGGGGCATTAACGAACTAGTTTTATGCCAATTGTGAAAAAGTGGACTAtccctttgtgggatcttgctgtgtgcacctTGGGCTGCCCATGTTATCCTACGTTACAAGAGTGAGTGCGCATTTTAAAGGTGCTTAATTGTCTGGAAAGTGCTTTGGAAaccctgaggtcaggaaaggtgctgaTGAATGTTTTTTAGGCAGTCCTGCAGTTTCATGATCACTTCTCCTGACGACCAGCTTTTTTATTCCCAAATTTTGACTTTCAATTTTCAAACTGCCTTGGCACAATTCCAACTTGGTCTCTGGATGAATGTAACTGAACCACGACTGAGTGCTGCGCGACAGAGTGCTTAACTCAGGAATTTGATAAGTGAGGAAATTTGAAGGtttgatctctttctaaaatctcGTCAAGTTTCCATTTAGCATTTAACTTGACTTTCACATTAAATTGTAGTTCCTTTCAGTCTCAGTCAATGATAGACAAGCTGCCTGCTAGTGTCAGCCGCACAGTTAGTTACTTGGGTAGTGAGTTAGAACTGGTTCCCTTGTCAACAGGGTCTAACTCAATTCTGGAATTATGAACATAGTAGTAGGCcgcttggctcctcgagcctgctccgcaattcaataagttcatggctgaactgactactccacctttccacctacccacaataacctttcactcccttgcttatcaagaatctatctacctctgccttaaaaatattcaaagactctgctttccccaccttttgaggaagagaattccaaagactcatgaccctccgagagaaaaaaattctcctcatctgtcttaacttggccccttatttttaaatggtgacccctagtgttagattttcccacaaggggaaacatgctttccacttccacatccacatccaccctgtcaagacccctcaggatcttatatggtttcaatcaagttgtctcttgctcttctaaattccagcggatataagcctagcctgtccaatctttccttgtaagacagcccgcccattccaggtattagtctggtaaacctctgtgctgcctccaatgcatttacattcctccttaaataagaagactggtactgtacacaatactccagatgtggtctcaccaatgacctgtatagctgaagcataacctcccgacttttgtattcaattcccctcgcgataaacaataacattctattagctttcctaattacgtgctgtacctgcatgttaaccttttgcgattcatgcagtaggacacccagatctctctgcatctcagagctctgcaatctctcaccatttagataatattttttattcttcctgtcaaagtggccaatttcccactttcccacattatactccatttacaggtctttacccactcacttaacttatctatatccctttgtagccttcttatgccctcttcacaagttactttcttaattactctttgtttcctgccactgagccaattttgtatccaccttgcggcatttccctggatctcatgggattttatttttttaacctgtctgccatgtgggaccttgtcaaaagccttgctcgaatccatgtcgaccacatcacctgcattaccctcatctatattccttgtcactttaaaaaaaaattgatcaagttggtcagaagaGATCTTacgttaacaaatccatgctaactgtccttgattaattcGTGCTTTTATAAGACAGTTTACCCTgtctgacaccacacctgtatccagtaaggactggaaaatgtttgtcaaaccttctgctatttcctcccttgcttcttttgacagcctggggtacatttcatccggccctggtgatttatcaattttcaaggttcctaatcccattaatacttctctctctctctttatcacatccaatacttcacacccctcttccttaactacaatatctgcatcgccccctcttttatgaagacagacgcaaagtattcattcagaacagtacgaacatcttccacccctacacataggttacctttttggtcttttatgggcccaactctttccttaattatcttcttactcttaatgtattgataaaacatcttttgcTTCACCTTgagtttgcttgccaatattctttcatgccctctcttagctttcctaatttccttttgatttcaccccttcactttctatactcttctcaactttctgtagtattgagttctcggtgttgggcataagctttccttttctgccttatcttaccctgtaagctcttggacatccatggggctctagatttggctgtcccaccctttttctttgtgggaacatgcttactctgaaccccttgaatctcccctctgaatgcctcccactgctctgacactggtttaccttcaagtatctgtttccaatccacttctgctaaatcactcctcagcttagtaaaattggccttgccccaattaagaattctaactcctgttctatccttgttctTTTCAatagttatgttaaaactgactgaa
It encodes the following:
- the LOC137380995 gene encoding zinc finger protein 34-like, producing the protein SSTLEKNKYTRTTEKPWKCRDCGKEFNYPCQLENHRRCHTGERPFTCSACGKGFSQSCCLHKHQRVHTGERPFTCLECGKGFNALSNLQSHQRVHSDTRLFQCSDCEKSFKSKKDLQRHQHTHTGDRPFTCSVCGKGFTQPSHLLRHHRIHTGERPLTCTECGQRFAHSTDLQTHQRIHTGERPFTCSVCGKGFTQSSNLTTHQLVHTDQRPFKCPDCEKSFKSKWNLLAHQQSHTEERPFTCSECGKGFTLSSNLLRHQRVHMRQQWLDSAVFAAVNHIQD